TACCTCTTTTTTTACAGGGGCTTTTGAAGAGTTGTTTTACAGGGCTTTTGTTATTACCAAGTTTAGGAAAATGGGATTTCCTGCTGTAATTACTGTTATTCTCAGCAGCATTTTTTTTGCTTACGGGCATTTATATTATGGAATTTTAGGATTTTTGATTACATTTATATTAGGGGTGTTTTTTGCTTTTATCTATTTAAGGTATAAAAATGTATATTATATGATTTTTATGCATAGTTTTTATAATATTATTGTTAGTAGTCTGTTGCTTTTTTTAAATTAATAATTTTAAATTGATTTGAGGGGGATTTATGAGAGATACTGTGCCCAAGCGTTTTAAAGAGGTAGTGACTCTTTATAGTGAGCTTGATATTTTTTTATATAAAGAGGGGGAGTCTAAAAGTTTTAAAAAACAAATATATTCTGATTTTTGGAATGAAGTAAAAAGAGTGGCTTCTGGGCTTTTGCATTATGGCATTAAAAGAGGAGAAAGGGTTGTAATTATTTCTGATTCTAGAAGGGAGTGGATAATAATCGATGTTGCCACTTTGGGATTGGGCTGTGTTGATGTTCCTAGGGGAAATGATTCTTCTGAGGATGAATTAGCTTATATTATTAACCATTCAGAATCTACTTTTATTTTTGTTGAAAACAATAAACAGCTTCAAAAAGTTTTATCCAAAAAACATGATCTTAGGTTAGTAAAGTGTATTATTGTTATTGATGATGATAAATCTTATGAAGAAAAAATGGGGAATATTACTATATTTTCTTATAAAAAATTGTTAGAACTTGGAGCTGAGTATTTAAGAGCCAATCCAAAATCATTTGATATGGAGATTGAAAAAGGTTCTTCAAAAGACATCGCAACTATAATATATACGTCTGGAACAACTGGTATGCCAAAGGGAGTAATGCTGAGACACGAATCTTTTATTTTTCAATTAGACAGGCTTTATGATTATCTTCCAACGCTTAAACCCGGTAAGATAATGATTTCTATTTTGCCCCTTTGGCATTCTTTTGAGAGGGCTTGTGAATATATAGTTGCTTTAAAAGGTATAGGAATAGCATATTCAAAGCCCATAGGTCCTGTTTTGTTAAAAGATTTTTCACTTTTAAATCCTCAAATGATTATTTCTGTACCTAGAATTTGGGAAGGTATAAGAATAGGTATTATTAAAAAGGCGTCAGAATCTTTGATTAAGAAACTTGTGTTTGGTGTGTTTTTAAAAGTTGGAATCGTTTATGCAAAGCTTAAGGAAAAATTTTTAGGCCTTTCGCCTGTTTATAAAAAACCTAATTTTTTTATTTCACTTTTTTCAAAACTATTTTTATTTGTTGGGATTATTTTAATTTTACCTGTTAAATTATTAGGTAATATTTTGGTGTTTAAAAAAATAAGAAATGCCCTTGGGCAAAATTTTGAATTTGGAGTTTCTGGTGGTGGGGCGTTGGTTGATTATGTTGATTATTTTTTCAAGGCTGTAGGAATCAAAGTTCTTGAAGGTTATGGGCTAACTGAAACGGGTCCTATTTTGAGTGTTAGGCGTCTTAATAGTCCGGTAGCAAGAACTGTAGGGCCTATTTTGCCAGATGTTGAATACAAAGTGGTTGGAATTGATGGGAATGTTTTGCCCTATGGAGAAAAAGGTGAACTTTGGATAAAATCGCCACAAATAATGAGCGGTTACTTTAAGGACAAGGCCAAGACAAGTGAAGTTTTAACAGAAGATGGTTGGTTTAACACGGGAGACTTAGTTAGATTGACAATTAACAATGAAATTGCAATTGTTGGTAGAAGCAAAGATACAATTGTTCTCAGAGGAGGAGAAAATATTGAACCTGAGCCTCTTGAAAGAGTTTTGGGCAAATCTTTATTTATTGAAAATATTATGATTGTTGGTCAAGATCAGAAATTTTTAGGAGCTGTTATTGTGCCTAATTTTGATAATCTTGAAAAGTGGGCAAATTCTAGCGGAATGTCTTTTTCTTCTAGGGATGATTTGTTAGCCAATGAGGATGTTAATAAACTTTATTCTAAGCATATCTCAGATACTATTAATACTAAATTAGGTTTTAAAAATTTTGAAAAAATAGTAGGCTTTGTTTTACTTAAGGATTCTTTTTCAATTGGGGAAGAGCTTACTAATACTCTTAAGTTAAAAAGATATTATATATCCAAAAAGTATGAAGATAAAATAAGATCAATTTTTAGTAGAAGTGACTTAGATTTAAATGGATATTAGACAAGAAAATAATACAATTTTCTTGTCTACATTTTTAACATATAAGGAATATTGAGTATGCACATGCAATTTTTTATTGTTTGTAATATAGCTTTTAAAAATTCGATTCTTGCGGCTGTTAAATCAATATTGTTTATGTCTATTACTTTAACTTCTTGATAGTATGCACTAAAATGCTTTGCAAGTGAATATGAATAGCTGGTAAGTATTGAAGGGTTTAAATCTTTTGCTGCTTTGATTATGGTTTCTTCTAATTCTGATATAAT
The nucleotide sequence above comes from Borrelia maritima. Encoded proteins:
- a CDS encoding AMP-binding protein: MRDTVPKRFKEVVTLYSELDIFLYKEGESKSFKKQIYSDFWNEVKRVASGLLHYGIKRGERVVIISDSRREWIIIDVATLGLGCVDVPRGNDSSEDELAYIINHSESTFIFVENNKQLQKVLSKKHDLRLVKCIIVIDDDKSYEEKMGNITIFSYKKLLELGAEYLRANPKSFDMEIEKGSSKDIATIIYTSGTTGMPKGVMLRHESFIFQLDRLYDYLPTLKPGKIMISILPLWHSFERACEYIVALKGIGIAYSKPIGPVLLKDFSLLNPQMIISVPRIWEGIRIGIIKKASESLIKKLVFGVFLKVGIVYAKLKEKFLGLSPVYKKPNFFISLFSKLFLFVGIILILPVKLLGNILVFKKIRNALGQNFEFGVSGGGALVDYVDYFFKAVGIKVLEGYGLTETGPILSVRRLNSPVARTVGPILPDVEYKVVGIDGNVLPYGEKGELWIKSPQIMSGYFKDKAKTSEVLTEDGWFNTGDLVRLTINNEIAIVGRSKDTIVLRGGENIEPEPLERVLGKSLFIENIMIVGQDQKFLGAVIVPNFDNLEKWANSSGMSFSSRDDLLANEDVNKLYSKHISDTINTKLGFKNFEKIVGFVLLKDSFSIGEELTNTLKLKRYYISKKYEDKIRSIFSRSDLDLNGY